In Methanonatronarchaeum sp. AMET-Sl, one genomic interval encodes:
- the cas4 gene encoding CRISPR-associated protein Cas4 has protein sequence MNYRNFNNRVTGVEVGYYFICHTKLWLFHHNIQMEREHENVKIGKQLHEERYPRVKKELNIRNKMKLDFIERDGELIVHEIKKSNKMEKSHFFQMYFYLDYLEKHNVEATGEIHYPLLNKKKSIKLDENKKTKLHKTINKIKKIVSEKFPNPERKNICKKCAYEEFCFGTET, from the coding sequence ATGAATTATAGAAACTTTAACAATAGAGTTACTGGTGTAGAGGTTGGATATTATTTTATTTGCCATACCAAACTCTGGCTTTTCCACCACAACATCCAAATGGAAAGAGAACATGAAAATGTGAAAATTGGCAAACAATTACATGAAGAAAGGTATCCAAGAGTCAAAAAGGAATTAAATATCAGAAACAAAATGAAACTAGATTTTATAGAAAGAGATGGCGAATTAATCGTTCATGAAATCAAAAAAAGCAATAAAATGGAGAAATCCCACTTTTTCCAGATGTATTTCTATCTAGACTACCTAGAAAAACATAACGTAGAGGCCACTGGAGAAATCCATTACCCCTTATTAAACAAGAAAAAGTCAATCAAACTTGATGAGAACAAAAAAACGAAACTACATAAAACTATCAACAAAATTAAAAAGATTGTTTCTGAGAAATTTCCAAACCCAGAAAGAAAAAATATTTGTAAAAAATGTGCATATGAAGAATTCTGCTTCGGAACAGAAACATAA
- the cas1b gene encoding type I-B CRISPR-associated endonuclease Cas1b translates to MNKNDYYITQDGKLKRKENTIYFTNENTNRAIPIHKIYSIYAYGSITMTSGAIKYLGKKGVPVHFFDYYGWYKSTFYPRETLISGDLIVKQSEHYLDKEKRTYIARKIVKGSIKNILKNLKYYSKNHKNLKKHIKNIKNLLKQLKDKNQIPAIMSVEGKTRENYYQAIDKMMEKEYQIGTRTKQPPNNRMNTLISFGNSKLYTTTLSEIYNTQLHPAISYLHKPFKRRFSLSLDISEIFKPILVDRVIFKLINKNMLKDKHFEGKIGDMLLSDQGTKLFLKEYDKRMERTIHHKGLDKKVSYRRLIRLELYKLTKHLLGAKKYKPLIMWW, encoded by the coding sequence ATGAACAAAAATGACTATTACATAACACAAGATGGCAAACTAAAGAGAAAAGAAAACACAATCTACTTCACAAACGAAAACACAAATAGAGCGATTCCAATCCACAAAATATACAGTATATATGCCTACGGCTCAATAACAATGACCTCAGGAGCAATAAAATACCTAGGGAAAAAAGGAGTACCAGTACATTTCTTCGATTACTATGGATGGTACAAAAGCACATTTTACCCAAGAGAAACCCTTATTTCAGGAGACCTGATAGTTAAACAATCCGAACATTACCTAGACAAAGAAAAAAGAACCTACATAGCAAGAAAAATAGTAAAAGGATCAATCAAAAACATACTTAAAAACCTAAAATACTACTCTAAAAACCATAAAAACCTTAAAAAACACATAAAAAACATAAAAAACCTCTTAAAACAACTAAAAGACAAAAACCAAATACCAGCAATAATGAGTGTAGAGGGAAAAACAAGAGAAAATTACTACCAAGCCATAGACAAAATGATGGAAAAAGAATACCAGATTGGAACAAGAACCAAACAACCCCCAAACAACAGGATGAACACACTAATAAGCTTTGGAAACTCAAAACTCTACACAACAACACTATCCGAAATATACAACACACAACTACATCCCGCCATATCATACCTCCACAAACCCTTCAAAAGAAGATTTTCACTGTCACTAGATATAAGCGAAATATTCAAACCAATACTAGTAGACAGAGTAATCTTCAAACTAATCAACAAAAACATGCTAAAAGACAAACACTTCGAAGGAAAAATCGGAGACATGCTACTATCAGACCAAGGAACAAAACTCTTCCTGAAAGAATACGACAAAAGAATGGAAAGAACAATCCACCACAAAGGCCTCGACAAAAAAGTATCCTATAGACGATTAATCAGACTTGAACTATACAAACTCACAAAACACCTACTAGGAGCAAAAAAATACAAACCATTAATCATGTGGTGGTAA
- a CDS encoding ATP-binding protein, producing MKKKPGINIEIFFEDKTKGNTEIRAEFLIGVIILEIIDNAITHEDANKIMIKLNGDLVKIKLVISDDGDGIKHKEKIFQKEYTTKPSRHGLGLPLAQKIIKDYNGS from the coding sequence TTGAAGAAAAAACCAGGTATAAATATAGAGATATTTTTTGAAGATAAAACCAAAGGCAATACTGAGATAAGGGCGGAATTCTTAATTGGAGTGATAATTCTTGAAATCATTGATAACGCCATAACCCATGAGGATGCAAACAAAATAATGATTAAGTTAAATGGAGATCTTGTAAAGATTAAGTTGGTTATATCAGACGATGGCGATGGAATAAAACATAAAGAAAAGATATTTCAAAAAGAATATACCACAAAACCCAGTAGACATGGATTAGGGCTACCTCTAGCGCAAAAAATAATAAAAGACTACAATGGTTCATAA
- the thsA gene encoding thermosome subunit alpha produces MSMRQPVFILSDDSEVTRGKDAQENNINAAKAVSGAVRTTLGPKGMDKMLVDTLGDIVITNDGVTILEEMDIEHPAAKMVVQVAETQEDEVGDGTTTAVAIAGELLKQSEDLLEQDVHPTIIASGLRQASQKCQELLNQEIAKNVSIEDEERLRKVAETAMTGKGAESARDELREITVNAIKSVADETEDGYQVDIDNIKIEKKVGGRAQDTQLVDGMIIDKEKVHPGMPDSVENAKIALISAPIEHKETEVDAEIQITNPDQLQQFLDEEEKMLKKLVNKIKESGANVVFCQKGIDDMAQHYLAKEGILAVRRAKKSDLKKLARATGGNVVSNIDEIEPSDLGQAGTVKEKKVSNESMLFVEECKNPRSVSILVRGGTEHVVDEVERALDDSVKVVGVAVEDGKVVAGGGAPEVELAHRLREYAASVGGREQLAVEAFANALEIVPRTLAENAGLDPIDALVDLRSKHEAGETEKGLNVYDGEVIDMWEAGVVEPLRVKTQAVDSASETATMVLRIDDVITAATGDSGDEPEAPGGPGGGMPGAGGMPGGMGGMGGMM; encoded by the coding sequence ATGTCTATGAGACAACCAGTTTTCATATTAAGTGATGATAGTGAAGTAACAAGAGGAAAAGACGCTCAAGAGAACAATATAAATGCAGCGAAGGCCGTATCCGGTGCAGTTAGAACAACACTTGGACCAAAAGGTATGGACAAAATGCTCGTCGACACACTAGGAGATATAGTGATAACAAACGACGGAGTAACCATACTAGAAGAGATGGATATAGAACATCCAGCAGCCAAAATGGTAGTCCAAGTAGCCGAAACACAAGAAGACGAAGTGGGCGACGGAACAACAACAGCCGTCGCAATAGCAGGCGAACTACTAAAACAATCCGAAGACCTACTAGAACAAGACGTACACCCAACAATAATAGCATCAGGACTAAGACAAGCATCACAAAAATGCCAAGAACTACTAAACCAAGAAATCGCCAAAAACGTATCTATCGAAGATGAAGAAAGACTAAGGAAAGTAGCCGAAACAGCAATGACAGGCAAAGGAGCCGAATCAGCAAGAGACGAACTAAGAGAAATAACAGTCAACGCAATAAAATCAGTAGCAGATGAAACAGAAGACGGATACCAAGTCGATATCGACAACATCAAAATAGAAAAAAAGGTTGGTGGACGTGCACAAGACACCCAACTTGTCGACGGCATGATAATAGATAAAGAAAAAGTCCATCCAGGAATGCCAGACTCAGTAGAAAACGCAAAAATAGCATTAATCAGCGCACCAATCGAACACAAAGAAACAGAAGTCGACGCAGAAATCCAGATCACAAACCCAGACCAACTACAACAATTCCTCGACGAAGAAGAAAAAATGCTCAAAAAACTAGTCAACAAAATCAAAGAAAGCGGAGCAAACGTAGTATTCTGCCAAAAAGGAATAGACGACATGGCACAACACTACCTAGCAAAAGAAGGAATATTAGCCGTAAGAAGAGCCAAAAAATCAGACCTCAAAAAACTAGCCCGAGCAACAGGCGGAAACGTCGTATCCAACATCGACGAAATAGAACCATCCGACCTAGGACAAGCCGGAACAGTAAAAGAAAAAAAGGTTTCGAACGAAAGCATGCTCTTTGTAGAGGAATGTAAAAACCCCAGATCAGTATCAATACTAGTAAGAGGAGGAACCGAACACGTAGTAGACGAAGTAGAAAGAGCACTAGATGACTCAGTCAAAGTCGTAGGAGTAGCTGTTGAAGATGGTAAGGTTGTTGCCGGTGGAGGTGCTCCTGAAGTTGAGTTGGCTCACAGGCTACGTGAGTATGCTGCATCTGTTGGAGGAAGAGAACAACTAGCAGTAGAAGCTTTCGCAAACGCACTGGAAATCGTACCAAGAACACTAGCAGAAAACGCAGGACTCGACCCAATCGACGCATTAGTCGACCTAAGAAGCAAACACGAAGCAGGAGAAACTGAAAAAGGCCTCAACGTCTATGACGGCGAGGTAATTGATATGTGGGAAGCTGGAGTTGTAGAGCCATTGAGAGTTAAAACACAAGCAGTAGACTCCGCATCAGAAACCGCAACAATGGTACTAAGAATCGACGACGTAATAACCGCAGCAACAGGAGACTCCGGAGACGAACCCGAAGCACCAGGTGGTCCCGGCGGCGGAATGCCCGGTGCCGGCGGAATGCCCGGCGGCATGGGCGGAATGGGCGGCATGATGTAA
- a CDS encoding carboxylate-amine ligase yields the protein MTKFGESEPYSIGIEEEFQIVDPDTWSLVSRADEMLECAEPIRDNLRTELFQSILEIATDVCSDIDEARGNIWKLRNKLSTFTKQKGYRLAASGTHPFGEWKDQDVTDQKRYKEVLEDLRWTGKRELIFGQHVHVGVNNKEEAIYITNTIKNFLPHILALSTNSPFWQKEETGLKSTRIRIFDSLPRTGLPMHFKGWNHYKKVENRLIKGGSIDDVTMIWWDVRPRADLGTVEIRIADLPTKIDESIALAALTQALVYKLSKVYQNQGDQLPYQLDQEIIKENRWRALRDGLEGTFIKRKNGEVYEIPIQKEIYKMLEFVDDAVQDLGLKKEIKLIEKNTKQKYTGADRQIKTYKETNSLAEVVKESSELTMPS from the coding sequence ATGACAAAATTCGGCGAATCTGAACCATATAGCATTGGTATTGAAGAAGAATTCCAGATAGTAGATCCCGATACCTGGAGCCTTGTTTCCCGAGCCGACGAAATGCTAGAGTGTGCAGAACCAATAAGAGACAACCTACGGACCGAATTATTCCAATCAATACTTGAAATAGCAACCGATGTCTGCAGCGATATAGATGAAGCAAGAGGAAACATATGGAAACTCAGAAACAAACTTTCAACATTCACAAAACAAAAAGGATACAGATTAGCAGCATCAGGGACCCATCCATTCGGTGAATGGAAAGATCAAGACGTAACAGACCAAAAAAGATATAAAGAAGTTCTCGAAGACCTAAGGTGGACCGGAAAACGCGAACTAATTTTCGGCCAACACGTCCACGTCGGAGTTAACAACAAAGAAGAAGCAATCTACATAACAAATACAATAAAAAACTTCCTACCCCACATCCTAGCACTATCAACAAACTCTCCCTTCTGGCAAAAAGAAGAAACAGGATTAAAATCAACAAGAATAAGAATATTCGACTCCCTCCCAAGAACCGGACTACCAATGCACTTCAAAGGATGGAACCACTACAAAAAAGTAGAAAACCGATTAATCAAAGGAGGAAGCATCGACGACGTTACAATGATATGGTGGGACGTCAGGCCAAGAGCCGATTTAGGAACAGTCGAAATAAGAATAGCAGACCTACCAACCAAAATAGACGAAAGCATCGCCTTAGCAGCATTAACACAAGCATTAGTATACAAACTCTCAAAAGTCTACCAAAACCAAGGCGACCAACTACCATACCAACTAGACCAAGAAATAATAAAAGAAAACCGATGGCGAGCACTTAGAGACGGATTAGAAGGAACCTTCATAAAACGAAAAAACGGAGAAGTATACGAAATACCAATACAAAAAGAAATATACAAAATGCTCGAATTCGTAGATGACGCAGTTCAAGACCTAGGCCTAAAAAAAGAAATCAAATTAATCGAAAAAAATACAAAACAAAAATACACAGGAGCTGACAGACAAATCAAGACATACAAAGAAACAAACAGCCTTGCAGAAGTCGTTAAAGAATCCTCAGAACTAACAATGCCATCCTAA
- a CDS encoding TRAM domain-containing protein translates to MRCKYMNEGFSNPPTPIEEGEHYDVEIEDTGKEGDGIAKIENFVVFVPNANVGEKVTVEIETVKSTFGVGKVVN, encoded by the coding sequence GTGAGGTGTAAATACATGAATGAAGGTTTTTCCAACCCACCAACGCCAATCGAGGAAGGCGAACACTACGACGTCGAGATAGAAGACACAGGTAAAGAAGGCGATGGCATTGCAAAAATCGAGAACTTCGTAGTTTTCGTACCAAATGCCAATGTGGGAGAGAAGGTCACGGTTGAGATTGAAACCGTTAAGAGTACCTTTGGAGTCGGCAAAGTAGTTAACTAA
- a CDS encoding cobalt-precorrin-7 (C(5))-methyltransferase, with the protein MKIVGVGIAPGMMTEKAIKTIKKAKNIHGSKRAIEIAKKHIPPDSNLQTIKNYKKLNQLPKNTIILSTGDPMLSGLGYLNGEIINGISSLQYACAKLKKSQTEITPISFHGRTRNYQKLQKQLEINNKVFLITDPDLNIQKLTNKIKQTNTKAQITILNKLGYPDEEITKGTTQNPPKPTTNLYSILIEPTQNQQKTTTKPK; encoded by the coding sequence ATGAAAATAGTAGGAGTCGGCATAGCACCAGGAATGATGACAGAAAAAGCCATAAAAACAATAAAAAAAGCAAAAAACATACACGGCTCAAAAAGAGCAATAGAAATAGCAAAAAAACACATCCCCCCCGACTCCAACCTCCAAACCATAAAAAACTACAAAAAACTAAACCAACTACCAAAAAACACCATAATACTATCAACCGGAGACCCAATGCTAAGCGGCCTCGGATACCTAAACGGAGAAATCATCAATGGAATATCATCACTACAATACGCCTGCGCAAAACTAAAAAAAAGCCAAACAGAAATAACACCAATATCATTCCACGGAAGAACCAGAAACTATCAAAAACTACAAAAACAACTAGAAATCAACAACAAAGTCTTCCTAATAACCGACCCAGACCTAAACATACAGAAACTAACCAACAAAATAAAACAAACAAACACAAAAGCCCAAATAACAATACTAAACAAACTAGGATACCCAGACGAAGAAATAACAAAAGGAACAACCCAAAACCCACCCAAACCAACAACAAACCTATACTCAATACTAATCGAACCAACCCAAAACCAACAAAAAACAACCACAAAACCCAAATGA
- a CDS encoding cobalt-precorrin-5B (C(1))-methyltransferase: MVNKQKTITDPILKEEIPINWIEKSEIETEEAIKQIKKGRLIILPDGTPLKRGLTTGTTAAAAAKGAVQALNKNAGTPVEPKNKPEDQPEQQVNKLKIKTPTPAGIQAEINTLIIPGQGVCSAYKPKSGHSFDSTEGIQLKAAAKPNQEIEIGYGFGIGTVETEGFNIKPGTPAVSKTASKQIENAVKQACQETDIEGAKIVIITPNPTEEAIKINSKLGIKDGISLLGTTGYVEPWNDKLTESRLEQLKNADKIVLTTGMMGMKYSRKLYPKHKVIKIGNQFDRLQKTTTKHKKPVLCGLPGLILRWGNPDILENVKQPSVAQLVAQDPENPEIDKALKKVQQKLPNYKITLVKNNGEILRQREPIQ, encoded by the coding sequence TTGGTAAATAAACAAAAAACAATCACAGACCCAATACTCAAAGAAGAAATCCCAATAAACTGGATCGAGAAATCAGAAATCGAAACAGAAGAAGCAATAAAACAAATAAAAAAAGGCAGACTAATCATACTGCCAGACGGAACACCACTCAAAAGAGGCCTAACCACAGGCACAACAGCAGCAGCCGCAGCAAAAGGCGCAGTACAAGCATTAAACAAAAACGCAGGAACACCAGTAGAACCTAAAAACAAACCAGAAGACCAACCAGAACAACAAGTAAACAAACTAAAAATTAAAACACCAACCCCAGCAGGCATCCAAGCAGAAATAAACACACTAATAATACCAGGACAAGGAGTATGCAGCGCATACAAACCAAAAAGCGGCCACAGCTTCGACTCAACAGAAGGAATACAACTAAAAGCAGCCGCAAAACCAAACCAAGAAATAGAAATCGGATACGGATTCGGAATAGGAACCGTAGAAACAGAAGGCTTCAACATAAAACCAGGAACCCCCGCAGTAAGCAAAACAGCAAGCAAACAAATAGAAAACGCAGTCAAACAAGCATGCCAAGAAACAGACATAGAAGGAGCAAAAATAGTCATAATAACACCCAACCCAACCGAAGAAGCAATAAAAATAAACTCCAAACTCGGCATAAAAGACGGAATATCACTACTAGGAACAACCGGATACGTAGAACCCTGGAACGACAAACTAACCGAATCAAGACTAGAACAACTAAAAAACGCCGACAAAATCGTCCTAACAACCGGCATGATGGGAATGAAATACAGCCGAAAACTCTACCCAAAACACAAAGTAATAAAAATCGGCAACCAATTCGACCGACTACAAAAAACAACCACAAAACACAAAAAACCAGTCCTATGCGGCCTCCCAGGACTAATACTAAGATGGGGCAACCCCGACATACTTGAAAACGTAAAACAACCCTCAGTAGCACAACTAGTAGCACAAGACCCAGAAAACCCAGAAATAGATAAAGCCCTAAAAAAAGTCCAACAAAAACTCCCCAACTACAAAATAACATTAGTAAAAAACAACGGAGAAATACTCAGACAAAGAGAACCGATACAATGA
- a CDS encoding precorrin-8X methylmutase — translation MTTENFDFGASSEEGEEIAQESWKIASRLVDDDSPEGQIKKRCVIATGDGDIKHLVKFNNNPIEAGLDALKDESPIYTDINMVKVGISQRDHNSKIDTAIGKGDEKAEKEGITRTSAGFIQLGAKLNGSIIVIGNSPSALFTVIDMMDAGIIDPRLVIGMPVGFVGAQDSKAKLDQMDVPSITITGSKGGTPMAVTTINGIIEMYRNE, via the coding sequence ATGACTACTGAAAACTTTGATTTTGGAGCCTCCTCAGAAGAAGGAGAAGAAATAGCACAAGAAAGCTGGAAAATAGCAAGCAGATTAGTAGATGACGACAGCCCAGAAGGACAGATAAAAAAACGCTGCGTAATAGCAACAGGAGACGGAGACATAAAACACCTAGTAAAATTCAACAACAACCCAATAGAAGCAGGATTAGACGCTCTCAAAGACGAATCACCAATATACACAGATATAAACATGGTTAAAGTAGGAATAAGCCAGAGAGACCATAACTCCAAAATAGACACAGCAATAGGAAAAGGCGACGAAAAAGCAGAAAAAGAAGGAATAACAAGAACCTCAGCAGGATTCATACAACTCGGAGCAAAACTAAACGGATCAATAATCGTAATCGGAAACTCACCATCCGCATTATTCACAGTAATCGACATGATGGACGCAGGAATAATAGACCCCCGCCTCGTAATAGGAATGCCAGTAGGATTCGTAGGCGCACAAGACAGCAAAGCAAAACTAGACCAAATGGACGTACCATCAATAACAATAACCGGAAGCAAAGGCGGAACCCCAATGGCCGTAACCACAATAAACGGAATAATCGAAATGTATAGAAACGAGTGA
- the cobJ gene encoding precorrin-3B C(17)-methyltransferase produces the protein MTGKLFIVGIGPGKTKYMTKKAINAIKNSEVVVGYKTYLNFIKNHTTDKKTIGTGMKGEVERAEKAVKEAKNKTVSIISGGDPNIYGIAGITMEIAEKQRYQGEIEIIPGVTAFAAAGSLLKNPYNNGVCCISMSDLLTPWKDITQRAETAAKQDITTVFYNPRSHKRKENLRKTLQIYNKHRQPETEAIIAKNIARENQKIQKTTLKQLQKNKEYNKIGMRTLIIIGSQNSELTPQKNQDPENPEIIGIGPGNPEHLTKKAEKQIKNSKTIYGPQRYINQLKPILKNQELETHQHLNYKERIKTRIKKADQNTTILSGGDPSIYGHKQKHNKTTRTTPGITAYQALAAKTGAPIINDFMIKTTTQKNWLETTKKALKTDYALGIYNTSPKHIKQIQKTLPKDRPIAIGQNITRENQKILITTNRNLDTTKLNNDQNHTTLIPNSNSYIWKKRNVIITRRGYKDKYDY, from the coding sequence ATGACAGGAAAACTATTTATAGTAGGCATAGGGCCTGGAAAAACAAAATACATGACAAAAAAAGCAATAAACGCAATAAAAAACTCAGAAGTAGTAGTAGGATACAAAACATACCTAAACTTCATAAAAAACCACACAACAGATAAAAAAACAATTGGAACCGGAATGAAAGGCGAAGTAGAACGCGCCGAAAAAGCAGTAAAAGAAGCCAAAAACAAAACAGTATCAATAATAAGCGGTGGAGACCCCAACATCTATGGAATAGCCGGCATCACAATGGAAATAGCAGAAAAACAGAGATACCAAGGCGAAATAGAGATAATACCAGGAGTAACAGCCTTCGCAGCAGCAGGATCATTACTAAAAAACCCATACAACAACGGAGTCTGCTGCATAAGCATGAGCGACCTCCTAACCCCCTGGAAAGACATAACACAGCGAGCCGAAACCGCAGCAAAACAAGACATAACAACAGTATTCTACAACCCCAGAAGCCACAAAAGAAAAGAAAACCTACGCAAAACACTCCAAATATACAACAAACACAGACAACCAGAAACAGAAGCAATAATAGCCAAAAACATAGCCAGAGAAAACCAAAAAATCCAGAAAACCACACTCAAACAACTACAAAAAAACAAAGAATACAACAAAATAGGAATGCGAACACTCATAATAATCGGCTCCCAAAACTCAGAACTAACACCACAAAAAAACCAAGACCCAGAAAACCCAGAAATAATCGGAATAGGACCAGGAAACCCCGAACACCTAACAAAGAAAGCCGAAAAACAAATCAAAAACTCAAAAACAATATACGGTCCACAAAGATACATAAACCAACTAAAACCCATACTAAAAAACCAAGAACTAGAAACACACCAACACCTAAACTACAAAGAAAGAATAAAAACCAGAATAAAAAAAGCAGACCAAAACACCACCATCCTATCAGGAGGAGACCCCAGCATATACGGCCATAAACAAAAACACAACAAAACAACCAGAACAACACCCGGAATAACCGCATACCAAGCCCTAGCAGCAAAAACAGGCGCCCCAATAATAAACGACTTCATGATAAAAACCACAACACAAAAAAACTGGCTAGAAACCACCAAAAAAGCCCTAAAAACAGATTACGCTCTCGGAATATACAACACATCCCCCAAACACATAAAACAAATACAAAAAACACTACCCAAAGACAGGCCAATCGCAATCGGCCAAAACATCACCAGAGAAAACCAAAAAATATTGATAACAACAAATAGAAACCTCGACACAACAAAACTAAACAACGACCAAAACCACACAACCCTAATACCAAACTCAAATTCATATATATGGAAAAAAAGGAACGTTATAATAACCAGAAGAGGATATAAAGATAAATATGACTACTGA
- a CDS encoding cobalamin biosynthesis protein, whose protein sequence is MSTNNNRRNRRKNRIQEVRAIRINKIIHFKRDRKQAEKIKKALQNKQNKTQLTPYKKHDFKTNNKNETHIYIMALGIVIRKTKDKLKNKWKDTPILVVDRNLNHVIPVTGGHHGANETALKLHQKLGLYPAITTATEASQKPSLEAIARKHKKQIHNKNSSKKINSYIIDLETDLPIIKIDGPRIIEIEDNVAILQNPEKPPKYIIGIGARKNVKTENVINAIKKTLKENNIKKKEITAIATADIKKHEEGIKKAAKKLKLPLLIVPKNKINQINPPSESRATDLGYTGVAEPTAIATSIQKKLIQNKKTIGDVTIAIAR, encoded by the coding sequence ATCAGCACTAATAATAATCGGAGAAATCGTAGAAAAAACAGGATACAGGAGGTCAGAGCTATACGGATAAATAAAATAATCCACTTCAAAAGAGACAGAAAACAAGCAGAAAAAATAAAAAAAGCACTCCAAAACAAACAAAACAAAACCCAACTAACCCCATACAAAAAACACGACTTCAAAACAAACAACAAAAACGAAACCCACATCTACATAATGGCCCTCGGAATCGTAATCCGAAAAACCAAAGACAAACTTAAGAACAAATGGAAAGACACACCAATACTAGTCGTAGACAGAAACCTAAACCACGTAATACCAGTAACAGGAGGCCATCACGGAGCAAACGAAACAGCACTAAAACTACACCAAAAACTAGGCCTATACCCCGCAATAACAACAGCAACAGAAGCATCACAAAAACCCTCACTAGAAGCGATAGCCAGAAAACACAAAAAACAAATCCACAACAAAAACTCATCCAAAAAAATCAACTCATACATAATAGACCTTGAAACCGACCTACCCATAATCAAGATAGACGGACCCCGAATAATAGAGATAGAAGACAACGTAGCCATACTACAAAACCCCGAAAAACCACCAAAATACATAATAGGAATAGGAGCCCGTAAAAACGTAAAAACAGAAAACGTCATAAACGCCATCAAAAAAACACTAAAAGAAAACAACATCAAGAAAAAAGAAATAACAGCGATAGCAACAGCCGACATCAAAAAACACGAAGAAGGAATAAAAAAAGCAGCCAAAAAACTCAAACTACCACTCCTAATAGTCCCAAAAAACAAAATAAACCAAATAAACCCCCCATCAGAATCAAGAGCAACCGACCTCGGATACACCGGAGTAGCCGAACCAACCGCAATAGCAACCTCAATACAAAAAAAACTGATCCAAAACAAAAAAACAATCGGCGACGTCACAATCGCAATAGCGAGGTAA
- the cobM gene encoding precorrin-4 C(11)-methyltransferase: protein MKLHFVGAGPGDPELITMKGKKLLDQADLIVYAGSLINEKILEDLDAELIDSYGLELQEITETMIEACKQNKKVVRLHSGDPALYGAIVEQMEILNQHNIDYEVVPGVSSVFASSAALKTQLTLKGVSESVILTRPSGETLEEDKIKQLSQMNTTLVIFLGISKIDEIVKKIDRPKNTPVAVIYKASWDQEKIIKGTLSDIAEKVHKEGIKRSALIIIGEIVEKTGYRRSELYG, encoded by the coding sequence ATGAAATTACATTTCGTAGGAGCAGGTCCAGGAGACCCCGAACTCATCACAATGAAGGGAAAAAAACTCCTAGACCAAGCAGACCTAATCGTATACGCAGGATCCCTCATAAACGAAAAAATACTAGAAGACCTAGACGCAGAACTCATCGATAGCTACGGCCTAGAACTACAGGAAATTACAGAAACCATGATCGAAGCCTGTAAACAAAACAAAAAAGTAGTAAGACTACACAGCGGAGACCCAGCACTCTACGGCGCAATAGTAGAACAAATGGAGATACTAAACCAACACAACATCGATTATGAAGTCGTACCAGGAGTATCATCAGTATTCGCGTCATCAGCAGCACTAAAAACCCAACTAACACTCAAAGGAGTATCAGAATCAGTAATACTCACAAGACCAAGCGGAGAAACACTCGAAGAAGACAAAATAAAACAACTCTCCCAGATGAACACAACACTCGTAATATTCCTCGGAATATCAAAAATAGATGAAATCGTCAAAAAAATAGACAGACCAAAAAACACACCAGTCGCAGTCATATACAAAGCAAGCTGGGACCAAGAAAAAATAATCAAAGGAACATTAAGCGACATAGCAGAAAAAGTACATAAAGAAGGAATAAAACGATCAGCACTAATAATAATCGGAGAAATCGTAGAAAAAACAGGATACAGGAGGTCAGAGCTATACGGATAA